One Chloroflexota bacterium DNA window includes the following coding sequences:
- a CDS encoding phosphoribosyltransferase family protein: MRKEVLSWSDVDRVIEELLPQFVGTFDSLLMITRGGIVPGGILSEALGIKEILTAAVEFHTGVQKRLAWPTFLQFPGDSLLRGRRTLVVDDVWSSGRTIMTVKSRVETVGGNPELTVLHYKPAESMFRDAAPDYFGAVTDAWVLYPWEIERGADREIVAAGMG, translated from the coding sequence GTGCGCAAGGAAGTGTTGTCCTGGTCGGATGTGGACCGCGTGATCGAGGAATTATTGCCCCAGTTCGTAGGAACCTTTGACTCCCTGTTAATGATCACTCGCGGCGGCATCGTACCTGGAGGTATTCTCAGTGAAGCGCTTGGCATCAAAGAGATATTGACGGCGGCAGTCGAATTTCACACCGGAGTTCAGAAACGCCTGGCGTGGCCCACCTTTCTCCAGTTTCCCGGAGACTCTCTGCTACGGGGCCGGCGAACTCTGGTGGTAGATGATGTCTGGAGCTCAGGTCGCACGATCATGACTGTCAAATCCAGGGTGGAGACAGTAGGCGGAAACCCGGAACTGACAGTGTTGCACTATAAGCCAGCCGAAAGCATGTTTCGTGACGCGGCACCGGATTACTTCGGGGCCGTGACCGATGCCTGGGTACTCTATCCCTGGGAAATCGAGCGGGGCGCCGACCGAGAGATCGTGGCTGCCGGCATGGGGTGA
- a CDS encoding dihydrodipicolinate synthase family protein: MAELSGVFAASVTPFDRQTGAVDHSWIRGHLAFLRAMGCDGVVPLGTNGEGPSLSVAERLAVVDTVVDAADGLAVVPGTGCASLTDTIELTRAALAAGALSVLVIPPFYFKNVSPQGVLIYYQRLCDGALQPGQQLLLYHFPQMSAVPIADSVVGGLASSHPGCVAGIKDSSGDLDSVLHWNVDFPELKVFAGSDYLASDVYAAGVSGTISAAANITPNLIQAVRRAIQDGQDPSEVQGQLDTVRGWLSDFPMRAATKFLVSFYGNLEPTAVRPPMIELTDQQRRELQALAVQLDIKVARS, from the coding sequence ATGGCAGAACTTAGCGGCGTATTCGCCGCCTCAGTTACACCCTTCGATCGGCAAACGGGTGCTGTGGATCACAGTTGGATACGGGGACATCTGGCCTTTTTGCGCGCCATGGGTTGTGATGGCGTTGTGCCCCTGGGCACCAATGGAGAAGGTCCCTCCTTGAGTGTTGCCGAGCGCCTGGCTGTCGTCGATACGGTTGTGGACGCTGCCGATGGCCTGGCTGTGGTGCCCGGCACGGGCTGTGCCAGTCTGACCGATACGATCGAACTGACCCGCGCCGCGTTGGCAGCGGGTGCCCTGTCTGTCCTGGTGATTCCTCCCTTCTACTTCAAAAATGTCTCCCCGCAAGGCGTTTTAATCTACTACCAACGGCTCTGTGATGGCGCGCTGCAACCGGGGCAACAATTGCTGCTCTATCACTTTCCCCAGATGAGTGCCGTACCCATCGCGGATTCCGTGGTTGGTGGTCTGGCCAGTTCCCATCCCGGCTGCGTCGCTGGCATCAAGGATTCCTCCGGCGATCTGGACAGTGTTCTTCACTGGAACGTTGACTTTCCCGAACTGAAGGTCTTTGCCGGTAGCGATTACCTGGCCAGCGACGTCTATGCGGCAGGCGTCAGCGGAACCATTTCAGCCGCGGCAAACATAACACCGAATTTGATTCAGGCGGTAAGACGGGCTATCCAGGATGGCCAGGATCCGTCGGAGGTCCAGGGTCAACTTGATACCGTGCGGGGATGGCTTTCCGATTTTCCCATGCGGGCCGCGACAAAGTTTCTCGTATCCTTCTACGGCAATCTCGAGCCGACCGCTGTACGTCCTCCCATGATCGAACTGACTGATCAGCAGCGTCGGGAACTGCAAGCATTGGCCGTCCAGCTGGACATCAAGGTGGCAAGGAGTTAA